aaatatttgttacaaGACTCTCTAAGTTTAatgttttcaattaatatatttattaactccatatattatcaaaattaagctagataataacaatattaattgacataaatattaataaaatcaacatACTTAGAAGGATATTTATCAagactttaattatttttattaataataaaaatttaatatcgAATCAGCtccaaaatatcttataaatatataattttataattttttttttcaaataaatttagccaaacatcCTCTTCAACTAATAGTCACACTTACTATGCTTTCCACAACCCTCTCGTACTTTCAAAACTTAAATCAAGACACAATCTTTAAGCTTCGtttgtctttttattattattattattcgagaaatagttaaaagaaatttacaaatatcCGTTCTATCTCCcctctttttaataaaatacattatcGAACATAATAcgttatttttattcattatataccgatacaaaatacaaaactaaatataCCTAAAATTCCCATAAACGCACATTAAtctgtatatttttcttcgtcttccaaaaatttaaaaaaaatacataaaaatattaaaccaaATAAAGTCTTAGATTCTTGAGACAAGAAAAAACATGATCCCACATTCCCACCTACCCAACTACAGACAAAGAGAAAACAAGTATTAAGAATCTAAGAAACCTTCACACTTTTTAGgtgcataaattaaattagacacctgttctttttacttttttcagTTTGACCCCTTTTAGGaccaaaatgcaatttctttaTTCTGTTTTACCATAAGAAGGAAAACCAGTTGGACCCACTTTGGCCCCAAAAGTTACTGAATATTACCTATTTAGTAAATGAAAAAGGTCATTGaatctaataattaactattacCCTATCAATactattcttattattattcttcttcttttacaTACTAAGCTATCCTCACAAATATAATCAGATAGATACGATACATctatattactaaaaaaaatattattttttcatatttaatttaattatttaactaatttatttattaaaaaattttggtcatcatattaattttaatatttttaatgaactcacaattataatttttttctttcatattactccatctttttttttaatctttttaaggatttctttctttctcttttccttaCACCAtgtttcttttcataaattttatttttctcttcattttataatactccatcttttaatctttttaaggatttctttctttctcttttccttaCACCAtgtttcttttcataaattttatttttctcttcattttatAATACGATCATTTTTTATACACTGACTAAAGACCGCGTGCGAGCGACCATTAGTGTTTTAAAAATCGAAATCAATAGATATATATcaagtaattaataagaaCGAAAAGtgatggatatatatatataatagcatATTGGCTGTTAAAATATgatgtaaattatttaaaataaataagtaattgtatttatacaaatattaaggGTACAatgggtattttttttttaatttgattttgaataatCGTGGTTTACAAGTGAACAGtgactatatttttatattaatatacgtataatgttaattttatttttaatatataatattacttcATCATTCACTGTatctaaatattaataataactgGTAAATATTCCGATTTCAAACCTGGTTATTCcgtttaaatttcaaataaaagaatataggAATAAATCAAAACTAATATTAAAGCAAATATTCACTTATTTATAAACCGGTCCATAGTAAATAAGAGGTTCGccactaattttaaaattttaattaattatttaaaaataaaattgttattagtaatattttatgaattttgaaatcttatttatcaatcgaaaaatttaataaaatatttaaatttattattttatatatgtgaaataaaTATAGGCAAATAAGTCCGGTTGCCGActactatattatttattggttCCACTCGTCAACTTCAAGAATTCATCTCTTCCAACTTCTCAATTTCATCCCCACAACTGAAAAGTATTTCGCTCTTTtccatataataataacagcACCGAGcgcgctctctctctctctctcaccctttggtgtgtgtttgtgtgtgaatCTTGCTGATAAACTCAAAGTTGAGCTTTTTTTTCCCTGTGTCCATTAATTTTGATCACTTCTTTAACATGGCTGAAAATCCCATTTCAGGTTCGTGTTCCCATTGTTTTATGTGCACGAAGATTTGCAGAGTAATAGTTTCATGTAGTTCTGTTGGGGGATGAATGATGACACGGGATTTGATAAAAGATCGGATTTGGTTATTGTAATGACTGTTTATGGTTTATGATTTCTTGAATTGGGGTTTCTTTGATTTGCTTATTGAATGAGCATCACATGTTGAATTgagtttcttttcttgtatgtAAATCTGTTGGGATTTCTGAACTGTTCAATCTTGAACCGAGCTAACAGCTTTCTTGGATGATCTTTCTGGTACAACTTCACATGTGccattttgtttcttaatttttaatcaggTTGATTGTAATTGCTAAATGTGTCGTAAATGTGAAGTCTTTTCTTGGTGtttgattatttcttttatttaagcTGATTGAAAGATGCATTCCACTCTGATATTCAGAACAGGAATCAGTTGTAGTGGAGTAAGCATTTGAACCTGGTCTTGATGTTTGTTGTATTGCAATCAAGATTACAACTGAGATGTTTGATCTTAACCTATGCATATTTAGCTGTTAGAACTTAGAAGCTGTTAATGGGCTTCTAAATCAAGTCAAACGAACTTATATTCATGagtaaattattgaataagcTCATGAAGCCCTGTTGGTTCAAAAGATCTTTGGAAAAAAGTTATCAGATGAAGAAATAGTATGATAAGGTATAATGAGTTTTTTACTTCAATATCTTCACCAGTTCTTTTCTACATCACTTTTTGCTTGGAACTCCGGAAACTTCAGCCATTGTAATGTGGAtcagagaaaaattataatcttctGCGCGCATTACTATCTTACTATCTTGGTCTATGTTTGCTTTTAATTCTGTGCTGTAGCTATGCGATGCTTTTAATTCTGTGATGTAGCTATACGATTCGTCATTTACTCCAAGTCATGCTAATGGattaatttgacatttttgtaGGCGAACTTAGTAGTCTTTCCCTGAATAAAAATGGAGGATCAGCTGAGAAGAACCCTCTTGTTGTTTGCTTTGGAGAAATGTTGATAGATTTTGTACCTACAGTTTCTGGGGTTTCACTTGCTGAAGCTCCTTCCTTCAAGAAAGCTGCAGGTGGTGCTCCTGCTAATGTCTCTGTTTGTATAGCAAAGTTGGGAGGTTCGGCGGCTTTTATCGGGAAGGTGCATTTCCTTTATTCCCCTTTGTTTCTTTAAGTTTGCCCCAAACCAGTTTGTTTTAGCAATGTTGTCTTCTTTCGATGTGGTATGTGCGGTTTGAGCTGTAGGTCATTACCTTTTTCTAATCTTTCGAGGCTCTTATCTGAACTTAACTAAAACGAAGTATCTGAAAATCGATAGCATGTTGTTCCTTAGGTAGGCGAGGATGAGTTTGGGCATATGCTTGCTGACATGCTAAAAGAGAACAAAGTCAATAATTCTGGTGTGCGATTTGACCCCATTGCAAGGACTGCACTGGCATTTGTCACACTCAGAGCAGATGGTGAGCGTGAATTCATGTTTTTCCGTAATCCGAGTGCTGACATGCTTTTGCGGGAGTCAGAACTTGATGTAAATCTTGTTAAGAAGGTCTGATTTTCTACTCTTACTTATATTATTAAGAATGATTGCGCTGAAGCGTTTCTGCTTGGTTATTTGTGTGTTCAATAAGTTATATCAAATACAGGCAACTATTTTTCACTATGGTTCAATCAGTTTGATTGAAGAACCATGTCGATCAACACAACTTGTTGCCATGAGCATTGCAAAGAAATCCGGTAGCTTACTCTCTTATGACCCAAATCTGAGACTGGCATTATGGCCTTCGGGTGATGCCGCTCGAAAGGGAATAATGTCGATATGGGATCAAGCTGATATTGTCAAGGTATAGCCGATGAAAAGACTTGAAGAAATTTCTGCATTTATTGCCACTGTTGTTATATTTACATGCTTATAATAACTGTTACAGATAAGTGAGGAGGAGATTTCGTTCCTGACTGAAGGTGCTGATCCGCAAGATGACAATGTGGTGTTAAAAAAGCTTTTTCATCCTAACCTACGACTTTTGCTTGTAAGTGAAGGAAAGGCTGGCTGCAGATATTACACAAAGGTAGGTTTGTCAAAAATGGACCGGCATGTGAGAAGTTGCTCATGGCTGTATAGGCTGATCCATACGCATTCATTTCCCCTATTCATTTATGAACCCATTGGTGTTGCAAAATTTTTGTACAGCAATTCAAAGGAAGAGTTTCTGCTGTTAAAGTCGAACCTATAGACACAAATGGAGCTGGCGATGCATTCATGGGTGCAGTACTTTATTGTTTGGCCTCAGATGTGAATCTTATTCAGGTAGCATCTCCAACATGCCTATGTTTCAATATAACTATCCTATTCCGGCACAGTCGCGCTCATGTTGCAAGTACCGTGTTTTATTAATCTTTCATATCGCATAACACGCATACGTCTTATTGTTTTGTGCTTCTGATTCTTCtgaatcaagaaaattctGAACTATGGATTATAGTACTGCATCTGCTCTTTTCATCCAACTATTCCTTGTCCCTTGTCCGATAACACGATGGAAAGTCATCCAAATTCATTTCTAAATTATGCTACAAGTCCCGTTATTCTGATGCAAAAACTAATGGCAGGACGAGAAGCGTTTGAGGGAGGCTCTCTTCTTTGCAAATGCTTGTGGTGCCCTCACAGTGACAAAGAACGGTGCTATTCCCGCGTTACCTACAAAAGACGCCATCCTAAAGATTATGGCGGATGCCACTGCGTGAGaaggaaaagcaaaatatatagttttcgTCTTTGTTGTGTCTCTGTGAAAACGGAAGTAGGACCTGAGTCAGGGGCTGCGGCGATGAGTAGCTTTTTCTTGCTAGCAACTGAATTTGAGTTTCTTGTAGGTGTGAATAAAGATCAACTAGGTGATGTTACAGTAGACAACATTTTCCAGGTAGTGAAACTTTGTTGCCTGAATGGTTGTAAGGCTAGCATTTTGTTCAGAGGAGGTAAAATAGCTCTGTTGCCATATCTGTTGTAATACAGAACATATGCActtttaaatcattttttgGATCTGTTGTAATCAGTTTGATATTTGGATtaaatcatttaataaatcattttttttttcatttttgtatcTTAAATTTCACACTAATACATGTGAGGAGATagattttactttattaagtTAGTAATGAATCTgttggataaatataaatttttatttatttattttttgttaatataaataaattttatgaattttgactaatgtatgaatttatttttttggatcgAAACAAAGTCTATTAAATGGCATTTTTCAAATCGctggtgatttgtgtaattataccaaactaaaaaaaaacgTATTGTCTAGACGACGACCTTGACAATTTTGCCAACATCCGGACTTTTGTagctataaataaatagtcagtaatatgtttggataattttaaattaaaatgagttattaaactttaatttaaaattataattattaatatcaatgaatttaattttttttaataattgagtcatttaaaattattattccaaATATCCGATTTAAATCTAAATCTGTTTATCCAAACGAAGCCTCAAAGTCTGTAGACTATGAGAATGTTGGGTTATCTCATAGCTTCTGAAAACATGTTATAATCGTGTGTTAGTTTTGCATAAAATCGTGTTAACATCATTTGAAATACAGAAGATTGTCACTACAGAAATCGTGGTTGAACATCTTCTTGAGAATTGAGCCGCGCCACGATCTGCCACGATATTTTCCCGTGGGTTCGCCGGAAATTACTCCGACTTGATAAGGCACAATTTCACGGCGGAAAGAGAGTTCCACCAACTTACGCGAGCCAATGCCACCTAAATCTACGTGCGCCCCGCATTATTACAGAAGGATTTTTTTACTGAAAATCTAATCGTTGATTTGCTTCTCTTTCGCTCTGTAAAATTTCGACTCGATTCTCTGAGAAGAAAAGTTGAGTGCTAGATTGCTGAGGTTTGGGATCATATGGCGACAAACCCGAATCCGAGTAGCAATGCTGGTCCATTCTTACTTCCGGAGATCGGGCCGGATGGCCTGGCCCGAGAATCTCCTGTCATCGCTTACACTGAGAAGGTCAGGTTTTTGGGCTTTTAGTTCTCATGCTGATAGGCGCCTCAAATCATGAACTACTGATTTCtggttattttgtttttgtgtttctgGTTGAATTTGGGTTTCAGATAATTGAGGAAGAGCAGCTTCAATTAAGGAAGTACGTTCGCTTCCTCTCCTCCTCTCATACTATTTCtgtttatttttggttttcatATGGTAGTTATCTTTAGTTGGGATTTCGTATAATTGCTTGGAATTGGATTTATTAGTTCTAACTTAATTGAACATCCAGTGGCCTCTTCGTTTGAGCTATACCCTGCTTATTAAAGTTTGTTGAGATGATTTTCAATCCTAAAGTTGGTGTCTATTGATTTGATCATTCCCATGAG
This Sesamum indicum cultivar Zhongzhi No. 13 unplaced genomic scaffold, S_indicum_v1.0 scaffold00128, whole genome shotgun sequence DNA region includes the following protein-coding sequences:
- the LOC105179244 gene encoding probable fructokinase-7, which produces MAENPISGELSSLSLNKNGGSAEKNPLVVCFGEMLIDFVPTVSGVSLAEAPSFKKAAGGAPANVSVCIAKLGGSAAFIGKVGEDEFGHMLADMLKENKVNNSGVRFDPIARTALAFVTLRADGEREFMFFRNPSADMLLRESELDVNLVKKATIFHYGSISLIEEPCRSTQLVAMSIAKKSGSLLSYDPNLRLALWPSGDAARKGIMSIWDQADIVKISEEEISFLTEGADPQDDNVVLKKLFHPNLRLLLVSEGKAGCRYYTKQFKGRVSAVKVEPIDTNGAGDAFMGAVLYCLASDVNLIQDEKRLREALFFANACGALTVTKNGAIPALPTKDAILKIMADATA